The DNA sequence AATGCGCTGCCGTCGATATGCCGAATGTGAAAGCCGGTTTTGTCGTCCCCATTGCGGTATCCAAATTGCAGATAGTATTTTCCCTGAGGGACTTGCGCGCCAAAGACGCCCTTGCTTTTCTGCTCAAGATAGACGATCGGATAGAAAGCTCCATCCTGATAGCGATTGACTGAGAACTGTGTATCAACAGCGTTGAGCGGAAATCCAAGCTCGTCAACGCAGCTAACTTTCAGTTCAAAACTCTGGGGATTCCGCGTGCCAGCGCCATCTTCAAGTGCTTGTTTGGCAACGTTATAATAGCGCCAATCGCCATCTAACAGCACTTTGATCAGATTTGGAATACGGGTAAACTGCGTGGAAAATCCGTTTGCCCGGGCGATGGAAACCGAGAGCATGCGATACTGAAGCGCATTGAGGTACTTCTGTTTGCCGGCGATCTCCAAAGACAGCAAGCCGGAAAGTGCTTTTTCCCCTTCGATCTTGTATGTTTTTGCTTGCCACCGCATGATCTTGTCCAAGTGTTTGGCGTCGTGCTTTCCCTTTTGCACAAAAGCTTTTGGGTATAGCTGCGCCTTCTTTTTATGGGAATATGCCGCCCTTGGCAATTCCTCCCAATGCACATTCGGACCCATCAACGAAGCCAATTCTTCATCGCCATAATCTTCGGAATCGAACTTATTGAAGAAAGTGTGGAGCGCTTCAAACTGCTCCGCGCTCGCCTGCCAGAGGAATTTCGGATCTTCGTTCAATAGGTAAATCATGAATTGACGCGTGAGCGGAGGGTTGTTGAGCACAAAACTCAAGAACTGATCATAGTTTCCACGCACGGCGGCGCAGAGCTCAACAAACAGAGAATCGGCATGCTCCGCTTGAAATGGCAAAACCCTCTCGGAGAAGGACTTGTGTTTGACGTTCCACTCCGCTTTGGCAAGCTTGACTCCCTCGTTCCAAATCTCCGGCGCCTGAGACCATTCCATCGGATTGGAAGGATAGATCAACAGCAGGTCCTCGTCCGCGAAAGGTTTGTCGCTCAAGGTCATAGAGACGTCTATATTCTCTTCCACCCCGGAAGGAACGAGCACCAGACCCTTTTTTCCATCCTTAAAAGCGGAAATATAGAAAGCCCCACGCCCGACACTCAAATCAAACTTCCCCTCGGCATCAGTTTCCAGCCAGATGAGCGAACGCAGGCTTCCCCAATTATAGACCATCACGCCAAAAGAAACCTTGGGAAGAGGCTCACCGGCTGCAGCGACGATGCTCAGTTTCAGGGTGCGGGTGCGCTCTTTGGCATAATTTCGGATGGAATTGATCACCGTGTCATATTTTCCAGTGATCAACACTTCATCATCCCCGGAGGCGAGAGAACCATCCGCGAGGATCAGAACGGTCTTGTCGATCATGCCGCTAAACCACGTCTGATCAGGAAAATACGCCGCTTCCATGTCCCCGGTGTAATGCCATTCTCCCTCAAGGAAAACCTCTGCCCAAGCATGATTATTGTCGCTGTGCGCCCACCAGGGAGTGCTTGCGGGACGGGAGGCAAGACCCACCGTTCGTGCCGCCGCCACAAAGAGAATCTGCATTTCCTCACAGCGTCCGTATAATGATTTTTGGGTGATGTCAAGCGGTGTCTGATCGCGACCGGAGGTTTGCTTGAAGACCAATCTCGCCACGCACCACAGGCTCACTTTGCGATAGAGATCAATATCGTCCACGGAGCTTTGCATGATCTCCCGCAAACCATCATCCAAAAAGGCTTTTCGATAGGCTTCGATGCGTTCGTCGGATACCGTCTGCCGCGCGATGTAGGAAAGATAGAATTCCGGTTCAAATTTTGTTCCGTGCTCAAGCAGCTTGACGATCTCGTCATAGTTGCTTTTGATAGCCGCAGGATTTGTTAGGATCAGATTCACATCGCTTTCATAGGCAATCAGATATGGCATCACGACGTCCGCGCGGTATTTCAACAATGACTGATATTGCCGCCGCCGGGATTTCTCCAGTTTTTGCAGATTCATCTCTGCTCTTTCCTGCAATATCTTGTATAAAGAGGGGTTACCCGCAGCAGTAAAACGAGGTGGCAAAGCCGCATTCAGCGCTCCGAACAACACACATGACAGTACTATGAATAGATACTTACGATAGTATCCGCGCATCATATCTCCCGATGGGACAGTTTATTTGTCAAATTTCGTGCACGTTTCATGCCATAACCGCGGATATTTCTATCATATTACGGCTGCAAACCAAGCCAGACATTTTCGCTTGTTATCGAGGGGTTGAATATTACTCTCGGAAGAGCACAATTAACGCGCAATCTGGAAGTAAAATTGCTACTCTTTTACATCAGCAGATTTATATAAGGGAGGAACTTATGAAAGCCTCGAAACCGGTTTGCTTTTGGGCGATCCTGATGCTGACGGCAGCTTGCCTTCATGGGCAGGCAGCCGAAAATAGGATTAGCCA is a window from the Candidatus Cloacimonadaceae bacterium genome containing:
- a CDS encoding transglutaminase domain-containing protein produces the protein MRGYYRKYLFIVLSCVLFGALNAALPPRFTAAGNPSLYKILQERAEMNLQKLEKSRRRQYQSLLKYRADVVMPYLIAYESDVNLILTNPAAIKSNYDEIVKLLEHGTKFEPEFYLSYIARQTVSDERIEAYRKAFLDDGLREIMQSSVDDIDLYRKVSLWCVARLVFKQTSGRDQTPLDITQKSLYGRCEEMQILFVAAARTVGLASRPASTPWWAHSDNNHAWAEVFLEGEWHYTGDMEAAYFPDQTWFSGMIDKTVLILADGSLASGDDEVLITGKYDTVINSIRNYAKERTRTLKLSIVAAAGEPLPKVSFGVMVYNWGSLRSLIWLETDAEGKFDLSVGRGAFYISAFKDGKKGLVLVPSGVEENIDVSMTLSDKPFADEDLLLIYPSNPMEWSQAPEIWNEGVKLAKAEWNVKHKSFSERVLPFQAEHADSLFVELCAAVRGNYDQFLSFVLNNPPLTRQFMIYLLNEDPKFLWQASAEQFEALHTFFNKFDSEDYGDEELASLMGPNVHWEELPRAAYSHKKKAQLYPKAFVQKGKHDAKHLDKIMRWQAKTYKIEGEKALSGLLSLEIAGKQKYLNALQYRMLSVSIARANGFSTQFTRIPNLIKVLLDGDWRYYNVAKQALEDGAGTRNPQSFELKVSCVDELGFPLNAVDTQFSVNRYQDGAFYPIVYLEQKSKGVFGAQVPQGKYYLQFGYRNGDDKTGFHIRHIDGSALDKIELEIASINFPKTWDAADSEYVALLNDASLPGITHVLIGNHDRENSKRVADKLSDLKLEFLWLGFEETLDAASNYVYSPAWKELVTRNPANAFRTITLVNTDEGWRIYDGLWERLP